GGGCGGCGGCAAGTGGGATTTCAAGACTAAGAAACTCACCTTGTCCAGCGGCTCAGATGACCTGAACAACTCGTATTTCTACTCCATGAAACCAGGGGTTGACTCTATCGCGTTCCAGGCCAAGGGCGCGGTGTATGATCTGAGCAACTACACCTTGCTGGCTTCGGGCGTGCCCTACATTCCGGTGGGCGACAGTTACCTGATCCCAGACAGCAACCAGGTACACATTCTGCAAGACGCTAAACTTAAATCTTTCCAGAACGCCGGGCTGGCCATGGACTCCGTGCAGAAGTTTCACCAGATGGTGCGCGGCGAACTGCATTTAGACAACGCCTTCGGGATTACCGGTAACGCCATTTACCGCTTCACCAACTCGGCCCAGGACACGTTTGCCATCAAGTTCAACAAGTTTGACTGGAACCAGCCGGAGGTAAGCAAGAAAGACGAGAAGAAAGGCGTGAACGGCAACCCGCATTTCCTGGCCATGGCCAACGTGAAAGAGACAGACACCTTGTTTATTCTGCCCAATGTGCGGTACCACGGTGACATACAACTGGCCTCTAACCAGAAGTTGCTGAACTTTGACGGCCACGCCAAATTGCTGTTCAGAGGGGCCGAGAACTCAGACTGGTTCCTGTACAAACGCGAAGGCCTGGACCCGCAAGACGTTCGCCTGGAAATAAAGAAACCCGCCCTGGCAGACGGAACGCCGCTGAAAACCGGTATCCACATCAACGCCACCGACGGCAAAATCTATAACACCTTTGTGTCTAAAAAACAGTATGACGATGACCTGGATGTGTTTGAGGTGGAAGGCCTGCTGTCTTTTGACAAAGAGAAAAAGCAGTTCAAACTAGGCGATGAGGCCCGCGCCTACGGTAACTCTTACACCGGTAACGTGCTGCAGTACAATGACGCCACCAAGCAGGTAACCTATGAAGGCCAGTTCAAACTAATCAACAATGTGAAAGGCTTCAACCTGCAAGTGTCGGGGAGCGGTTCTGGGCGTGCAGACAGCAGTTTGTATGAACTGGACACCTTTATGGCCTTTGATTTTGACGCTCCGGCCCAGGCCATAGAAAGCATGGGCACTATCATTGCCAAGAACAGCCAAGGCGCCCCTGAAGGCGTGGATCTCAACAGCCCTACCTTGCCGTTCAAGCTGGCCGCGTTTATTGGCGACAAAGGCGTGGAAGATTTCAAGGCCAAAACCGCTGCCAATTATGTGCCGTTCTCCAAGATTTCGTCTAAACTGATCCATACCTTGGTGCTGAACCAGGTGCAGCTGAAGTGGTCGCCTAAAACCAATGCCTGGTACAGCGTGGGCCCGTTGAGCCTCGCCGGCATTGACAAAACCGACATCAACGCCAAGATCAACGGTTACATTGAGATCAAGCGCGGCGCCAGCGGCGATAACGTGACCGTGTATTTGGAGCCTAGCCCGTACGCCTGGTATTACCTGAGTTTCTATGAAGGCGCGCTGGGCATGGTGTCAGCAGACGGGAATTTCAACTCCATCATCGCCAACAAGTCAAAAGGCGGGCCGGGCACGGGGTCGTATGCTTTCCACGCGCTGGAACAGATAGAGAAAATGGAATTTGTGAACTACTTCCGGAAGAATTACCTGGGCCAAGGACCAGTCAAAGCCGTAGCCGCGCAGCCCACCTATAACACGTTTGACACCGCTCCGGCAGAGGAAGAAGGCAAGAAAGGCAAGAAAGCGAAGAAAAATAAAAAGGAAGAATCTACTGACGCCTTGCCCGCAGGTTTTGACACGCCGCCCGTAACCGAGGAGGAACCAGCCAAAAGGAAGAAGAAAAACAAGAAAGAAGAAGAGTCCACAGATGCGTTGCCACCAGGCTTTGAGAAACCTGCCGCTGCCACGCCACCAGCTGGCGGCACAACACCTGCACCGGCCACTCCCGTGAAAGAAGACCCGGCAGAAAAGGCGAAGAAGGACAAGAAAGAGAAGAAAAAGAAAGAAGACGTGGAGCCCGCCCCAGACATTCCGGTGGCGGAGGAAACCGAGGAAGACCCCAAAGCCAAAAAGGAAAAGAAGAAAAAAGCCAAGAAAGGCGAAGGCGAAGTCCCACCACCAGACATTCCGCCTACCGGCAACGAATAGGTTTTCCAGACTCCACTAAAGTAATTCCCGTTTGGGGGCTCATTTCCAGAAATGAGCCCCCAAACGGGAATTTTCTTTACCTCATAACAGAATCGTAGCGTGGTGGCCCTGGCCCGACGGGTCTCCATGAAGCCTAAACAGTTAAAATTTCAGCAAATTTTAAGGCTGGTCAATGGCTGCAAATAAAAGTTTCCGCCTACTTGAACCAGTTTTGCCGCGCAGCACTATCTTTTTCCGCGGAACGGCACTACGTTTTCTGATAAGATAGAAATTTGCGTTTTCGGCTCAGTTTCCAGAAATGAGCCCCAAAACGGGATTCTCTTTTAACTGAAGTTTAGGCTGGGGCACCTGAGGGCTTTTTTCTATATTTGAAGATATTTCCCGGCTGGCAGGGCGTTCCTGCGGGCTCTCAACTGAATTCTATGGACTTGATATATATCGGCGGAGCCGTATTGCTGGCGTACTTGCTGGGCGCTATTCCCACCGCCGTCTGGATTGGCAAAACCTATTACGGCATTGATGTGCGGCAGCACGGCAGCGGAAACGCCGGCGCCACCAATACCTTTAGAGTGCTGGGCAAAAAACCGGGTTCTATTGTAATGGCGGTAGATATTCTCAAAGGTTTTGTAGCCACGTCTTTGGCGTATGGCTTGCTCTATTTCTATGCCATTGGCCATGACCAGGTGGTGCTGTACAAAATCATTCTGGGCACGGTGGCGGTGCTGGGGCATATTTACCCGGTGTACGTGGGCTTTAAAGGTGGCAAAGGCGTGGCCACGGTCATGGGCATGGTGCTGGCGGTGCATTTAGAAGTGGCGTTGATCTGTCTGGCCATTTTCATTGTCATGCTTTTGATTTCCAAGTACGTATCGTTGAGTTCCATGACGGCGGCTATTTGTTTCCCGCTGATTTTGTTGTTACCCAAGTACAGACCAGAAGAAACGTTGCTGCTGGTGTTTGGCGTTTTGATTGCTTTAATGGTGGTCTACACGCACCGCAAGAACATCACACGCCTGCTGCAGGGCGTGGAAAGCAAGGTGAATTTCGGGTTTGGGAAGAAAAAATAAGTAATACACAGCAAAGCCATTCCTATAAACGGGTGGCTTTTTGCTTTTAAACCAAGAACTATGAAAACGTATATTGACCAGAACAAAGACCGTTTCATCTCAGAATTGCTGGACTTGCTGCGCATTCCGTCTGTGAGTGCTGATGCGGCTTTTAAAGGAGACGTCCTGCGCGCCGCGGAATTTCTAAAAGAGAAATTAGCCGAAGCCGGAGCCGACAACGCCCAACTCTTTGAGACCGCCGGCAACCCCATTGTGTACGCCGACAAAATCATCGACCCGAATTTACCTACCGTTTTGGTTTACGGCCACTATGACGTGCAGCCCGCTGACCCGTATGAACTCTGGGATTCGCCGCCGTTTGAGCCGGTCATCAAAGACGAGAAAATCTACGCCCGCGGCGCCTGTGATGACAAAGGCCAGACCTACATGCACCTCAAGGCCTTTGAAACCATGATGCAGCACAACGGCTTGCCCTGCAACGTGAAATTCATGATTGAGGGCGAAGAAGAAGTTGGTTCCATGAACCTGGCTACGTTTGTGAAAGCCAACAAAGAAATGCTGGCCTGTGATGTAATTGTGATTTCAGATACGGGCATGTTGGCAAATGACGTGCCCTCGGTGACCAGCGGTTTGCGCGGTTTGAGTTACCATGAAGTGGAAGTGACCGGCCCTAACCGTGACCTGCATTCTGGTTTGTACGGCGGCGCGGTGGCGAATCCTATCAATATCTTGTGTAAAATGATTGCGTCTCTGCATGACGAAAACAACCACATCACCATTCCGGGGTTCTATGACAAAGTAGACGAATTGAGTCAGGAAGAGCGCGCCGAGATGGCCAAAGCGCCTTTCAGCCTGGACGCCTACA
This region of Rufibacter sp. LB8 genomic DNA includes:
- the plsY gene encoding glycerol-3-phosphate 1-O-acyltransferase PlsY, coding for MDLIYIGGAVLLAYLLGAIPTAVWIGKTYYGIDVRQHGSGNAGATNTFRVLGKKPGSIVMAVDILKGFVATSLAYGLLYFYAIGHDQVVLYKIILGTVAVLGHIYPVYVGFKGGKGVATVMGMVLAVHLEVALICLAIFIVMLLISKYVSLSSMTAAICFPLILLLPKYRPEETLLLVFGVLIALMVVYTHRKNITRLLQGVESKVNFGFGKKK
- a CDS encoding dipeptidase; translation: MKTYIDQNKDRFISELLDLLRIPSVSADAAFKGDVLRAAEFLKEKLAEAGADNAQLFETAGNPIVYADKIIDPNLPTVLVYGHYDVQPADPYELWDSPPFEPVIKDEKIYARGACDDKGQTYMHLKAFETMMQHNGLPCNVKFMIEGEEEVGSMNLATFVKANKEMLACDVIVISDTGMLANDVPSVTSGLRGLSYHEVEVTGPNRDLHSGLYGGAVANPINILCKMIASLHDENNHITIPGFYDKVDELSQEERAEMAKAPFSLDAYKKALDLPDVHGEAGYSTMERNSIRPTLDVNGIWGGYTGEGAKTVIASKAFAKISMRLVPHQSHEEITAIFQKHFESIAPASVKVVVKPHHGGAPVVTPITSAGYKAAAQAMEDTFGKKPVPVRSGGSIPIVAMFKSELGVDTVLMGFGLDSDAIHSPNEHFGIFNFMKGIETIPLFYKYFAEFHQVQK